A single region of the Dehalococcoides mccartyi genome encodes:
- a CDS encoding type IV pilus twitching motility protein PilT: protein MRADELLKIAVDKKASDLHLRVPNPPVLRIDGALKPQTDWPVLYNKAIEQILEEITTPEQREIFYAEKELDFAYSVAGVARFRVNVMRQRGSISIAFRQVPFQIRSIDELGVPKICKELILKPRGLILVTGPTGSGKSTTMAAMVDHLNNTDSRNVITIEDPIEYLYTNNRCIIAQRDLGDDTKSFSTALKHALRHDPDVILVGEMRDLETISTAISAAETGHLVVGTLHTTDAPQTIDRLIDIFPPDQQQIRMQLSLVIEAVLVQTLLPKLEGKGRVAAFEIMVANTAVRNLIRDKKAHELHNVMQLSSKDGMQTLDQSLANLVRQNMVSLEEAMLKSSNPERLQKLLAYQQTKQNQF, encoded by the coding sequence ATGCGCGCTGACGAATTATTGAAAATAGCGGTAGACAAAAAAGCCTCGGATTTGCATCTCCGGGTGCCAAACCCTCCCGTACTCAGGATAGATGGTGCACTTAAGCCTCAGACAGACTGGCCGGTTTTATACAACAAGGCGATTGAGCAGATACTAGAAGAGATAACCACGCCCGAACAGCGTGAAATATTTTATGCGGAAAAAGAGCTGGACTTTGCCTATAGCGTAGCCGGAGTGGCCCGTTTCAGGGTAAATGTGATGAGACAACGCGGTTCTATCAGCATTGCCTTCCGCCAAGTACCTTTTCAGATACGAAGCATAGATGAACTGGGCGTACCAAAAATCTGCAAAGAGCTTATTCTGAAACCGCGCGGGCTTATACTGGTAACCGGCCCTACCGGAAGCGGTAAATCCACCACCATGGCCGCAATGGTTGACCACCTGAACAATACAGATTCACGCAACGTTATTACTATCGAAGACCCTATTGAATACCTGTACACAAATAACCGCTGCATTATTGCCCAGAGAGATTTGGGTGACGATACCAAGTCTTTTTCCACTGCTTTGAAACATGCCCTTCGTCATGACCCTGATGTGATTTTGGTGGGTGAAATGCGTGACCTGGAGACTATTTCTACCGCCATCAGTGCCGCTGAAACAGGCCACCTAGTAGTGGGTACTCTTCATACCACAGATGCCCCTCAGACTATAGACCGTCTGATAGATATATTCCCTCCTGACCAGCAGCAGATACGCATGCAGCTGTCTCTGGTTATTGAGGCAGTGCTGGTGCAAACCCTGTTACCCAAACTGGAAGGTAAAGGGCGGGTAGCTGCTTTTGAAATAATGGTGGCAAATACTGCCGTACGCAACCTGATACGTGATAAAAAAGCCCATGAACTTCACAATGTAATGCAGTTAAGCTCCAAAGACGGTATGCAGACACTTGACCAATCTTTGGCAAACCTGGTACGCCAAAATATGGTTTCGCTTGAAGAAGCCATGCTAAAAAGCAGCAATCCGGAAAGATTGCAAAAACTGCTTGCATACCAACAAACCAAGCAAAATCAGTTCTGA
- a CDS encoding NADH-quinone oxidoreductase subunit C, whose product MTAALDYQQLKTDLSEKLSGIEIQAEASFLLVPSENIHKVCECLTSLPSIHMDYLTNLTAADYPEYIEVIFHLNSIEHNTSVTLKTRLTDKANPKMSSVMDIWRGAELQEREIYDLFGVIFENHIGLKRIFLWEGFEGYPLRKDFANGH is encoded by the coding sequence ATGACCGCTGCACTTGATTATCAACAACTGAAGACTGATTTATCTGAGAAATTGTCTGGCATTGAAATTCAGGCAGAGGCTTCTTTTTTGCTGGTTCCCTCAGAGAATATACACAAAGTATGTGAATGTTTGACCTCTCTGCCGTCTATCCATATGGATTATCTGACAAATCTTACAGCGGCAGATTATCCGGAATACATCGAAGTTATTTTTCACCTGAACTCAATTGAGCATAATACCTCTGTTACTCTCAAAACCCGCCTGACTGACAAGGCTAATCCCAAAATGTCTTCGGTAATGGATATCTGGCGCGGAGCAGAGTTGCAGGAACGTGAAATTTATGACCTGTTCGGGGTGATTTTTGAAAACCACATAGGCCTGAAACGCATTTTCCTGTGGGAAGGCTTTGAAGGTTATCCTTTGCGCAAGGACTTTGCAAATGGCCATTAA
- a CDS encoding homocysteine biosynthesis protein yields MQKTLEEINQRVKEGKAVVLTAEEIVGYAKEKGLKTTFKEVDVVTTGTFGPMCSSGVYFNIGHTNPRMKLGGGRAYLNDVPAYAAFAAADLFIGANALPDDDPRNRIHPGEFNYGGGHVIEELVAGKDIRLEASAYGTDCYPRRRLSSYINIKDLNEAVLFNMRNAYQNYNVAVNLSDKTIYTYMGVLKPNMGNINYCTAGMLSPLLNDPYYRTIGIGSRIFLGGGVGYIAWQGTQHNPGVPRTDSGVPKGGAGTLTVIGDLKQMDSRYLVGTSMLGYGVTLSVGIGVPIPILSEEILESTLVTDNDIIGTVIDYSSAYPNLRSGAVAEVTYAQLRSGSVSINGKNIPTASLCSYSRAREIAGKLKDWIEQGRFEITSPVAPLPGIDSGLKIRPFKERPLSDDNHHLL; encoded by the coding sequence ATGCAAAAAACGCTGGAGGAAATAAACCAGAGAGTTAAAGAAGGCAAAGCTGTTGTCCTTACGGCCGAAGAAATTGTAGGTTATGCCAAAGAAAAAGGGCTGAAAACTACCTTCAAAGAGGTTGATGTGGTTACCACCGGCACTTTTGGTCCTATGTGCTCCTCTGGGGTTTATTTTAATATAGGCCATACCAATCCCCGTATGAAACTAGGCGGAGGCCGGGCGTATTTAAATGATGTGCCAGCCTATGCAGCTTTTGCGGCGGCAGATTTGTTTATCGGTGCTAACGCTTTACCGGATGATGATCCCCGAAACCGCATTCACCCGGGTGAGTTCAATTACGGCGGCGGGCACGTGATAGAAGAATTGGTGGCCGGCAAAGATATACGTCTTGAAGCCAGCGCTTATGGAACAGACTGCTATCCCCGCCGGAGACTTTCCAGCTATATAAATATAAAAGACCTTAACGAAGCTGTGCTGTTTAATATGCGTAATGCCTACCAGAACTATAATGTAGCTGTTAATCTTTCTGACAAAACCATCTATACCTATATGGGTGTTTTAAAACCTAATATGGGCAACATAAATTATTGCACTGCCGGTATGCTGTCGCCTCTCCTTAATGACCCTTATTACCGTACGATAGGCATTGGCAGCCGCATATTTTTAGGCGGAGGTGTCGGTTATATCGCATGGCAAGGTACCCAGCATAACCCCGGTGTTCCCCGAACCGATAGCGGTGTACCCAAAGGCGGGGCAGGTACGCTGACCGTTATAGGTGACCTGAAACAAATGGACTCCCGGTATCTTGTTGGTACCAGTATGTTGGGATATGGAGTAACTTTATCTGTAGGTATCGGTGTACCTATACCTATACTCTCCGAAGAGATACTTGAGTCTACGCTTGTTACAGATAATGATATTATCGGTACAGTTATCGATTATTCGTCTGCTTATCCGAATCTGCGTTCCGGTGCGGTTGCCGAAGTTACTTATGCCCAGCTGCGCAGTGGCAGTGTAAGTATAAACGGTAAAAATATACCTACTGCTTCACTTTGCAGCTATTCGCGTGCCAGGGAAATTGCCGGTAAACTAAAAGACTGGATTGAGCAGGGCAGATTTGAAATTACCAGTCCGGTTGCACCTCTGCCGGGAATAGACTCCGGTCTTAAAATACGGCCGTTTAAAGAACGCCCGCTGAGTGACGATAATCATCATCTCCTGTAG
- a CDS encoding NADH-quinone oxidoreductase subunit J has product MEIAFWIIAITCIVSALLVVGVKNIFHSSLWLILCFLSVAGVFLLLSADFLAAVQILIYIGAISVLIILAIMLTREVQRGNLTNKLKIPALVVVTALGGVMTYMLISSNWTSSDAPAPSTTTAGLAEMLFGSDGFGLGVLITGVILLVAIIGAIVLVRDK; this is encoded by the coding sequence GTGGAAATAGCGTTCTGGATTATAGCCATAACCTGTATAGTCTCCGCCTTGCTGGTGGTGGGAGTGAAAAATATTTTCCACTCATCCCTCTGGCTGATACTCTGTTTCCTTTCGGTTGCCGGCGTGTTTTTGCTGCTTTCGGCAGACTTTCTGGCAGCGGTGCAGATACTTATTTATATCGGTGCTATATCGGTACTGATAATACTGGCAATCATGCTTACCCGTGAGGTTCAGCGGGGCAACCTTACCAACAAGCTGAAAATACCGGCTCTGGTTGTTGTTACCGCTTTGGGCGGTGTTATGACCTATATGCTTATCAGCTCAAACTGGACCTCAAGTGACGCACCAGCCCCCTCTACCACCACCGCCGGCCTGGCCGAAATGCTTTTCGGTTCAGACGGGTTCGGGCTGGGGGTACTGATTACGGGTGTAATATTACTGGTGGCCATTATCGGGGCTATAGTACTGGTGAGGGACAAATAA
- a CDS encoding NADH-quinone oxidoreductase subunit D: MAIKTENFILNIGPQHPSTHGVFRLRIVLDGEVITDLEPVFGYLHRGIEKLAEGRTYLQDIPFTDRLDYLGSITNNHAYVMAVEKLAGIAVPERAEYIRVILDELQRLASHLAGLGFFLNDLGALQTPLLYMFREREKIVELFDMCSGQRLNYNYYRFGGFVQDLPEEFLPALKKLLDTLPGFIDEYEQLISTNEIVLIRTKGVGVLKRELAINSSAAGPVLRASGVNWDIRRNDPYSIYDRFEFDIPTAQNGDTYDRYLVRIQEMRQSVRILRQATKDLPEGEIMGKAPKLLKPPAGEVYSRIEGPKGELGFYLVSDGTDKPYRWRVRPPCLLNLSALKDMVVGWKVADLMAIFGSIDIVMGEVDR; this comes from the coding sequence ATGGCCATTAAAACTGAAAACTTTATCTTGAATATAGGTCCTCAGCATCCGAGCACCCATGGTGTGTTCCGCCTGCGTATTGTTCTGGATGGTGAGGTAATTACCGACCTTGAGCCGGTTTTCGGCTATCTACACCGGGGTATTGAAAAACTGGCTGAGGGACGTACCTACCTGCAGGACATACCTTTTACAGACCGTCTGGATTATCTGGGCTCTATAACCAACAACCACGCTTATGTTATGGCAGTGGAAAAGCTGGCCGGCATAGCAGTGCCGGAACGGGCTGAATATATAAGGGTGATACTGGATGAACTTCAGCGGCTGGCCAGTCATCTGGCGGGATTGGGCTTTTTCCTGAATGACTTGGGTGCCCTTCAAACCCCTTTGCTGTATATGTTCCGCGAGCGTGAAAAGATTGTGGAACTGTTTGATATGTGCAGCGGCCAGCGCTTAAATTACAATTATTACCGTTTCGGCGGCTTTGTTCAGGATTTGCCGGAAGAATTCCTTCCTGCCCTAAAAAAACTGCTGGATACCTTGCCCGGTTTCATAGACGAATACGAACAGCTTATTTCCACCAATGAAATTGTGCTTATCCGCACCAAAGGTGTCGGCGTGCTAAAGCGTGAGCTGGCAATAAACTCCAGTGCTGCCGGGCCGGTTCTTAGGGCAAGCGGGGTAAATTGGGACATCCGCCGGAATGACCCGTATTCCATATATGACCGCTTTGAGTTTGACATACCCACCGCCCAAAACGGTGATACCTATGACCGCTATCTAGTGCGTATTCAAGAAATGCGCCAAAGCGTGCGGATACTCCGCCAGGCAACCAAAGACCTGCCCGAAGGTGAAATAATGGGTAAAGCCCCCAAACTCCTTAAGCCACCTGCGGGTGAAGTTTACAGCCGCATAGAAGGACCTAAAGGCGAACTGGGCTTTTACCTGGTTTCAGACGGCACGGATAAGCCTTACCGCTGGCGGGTGCGTCCGCCCTGCCTGTTAAATTTATCAGCTTTGAAGGATATGGTGGTAGGTTGGAAAGTGGCTGACCTTATGGCTATATTTGGCAGTATAGACATTGTAATGGGTGAGGTGGACAGATAA
- a CDS encoding PAC2 family protein produces the protein MKSPIMLAAWPGIGNVGIVTLATLRDHLGAGVLADIEPEEFFYPAGVSIKNGVQQELRFPLSRFYYQQWCGQDVIIFMGDEQPADGQNTYAQGSRAHRMANRVLDVAEELGCQRIITFGAAVTMTHHKIKPKVWTVANNKNFLGMIQERLPEELKSNLAGKNFVTNISGLNGLLLGVAQKRKISAACLMGEIPDYLSHLPLVYPHASRSSLEALRYVIRISVDLFRMDESVREIDEMIADMYSRFPELVRQKLDNRYHQSENQGISDDDEKWLKENINEFFKKDHNQNEHGS, from the coding sequence ATGAAATCCCCAATAATGCTGGCGGCTTGGCCGGGTATTGGCAACGTGGGTATCGTGACCCTGGCCACTTTGCGTGATCATCTTGGGGCAGGAGTTCTGGCAGATATAGAACCTGAAGAGTTTTTTTACCCTGCCGGAGTAAGTATTAAAAATGGTGTTCAACAGGAACTGCGTTTTCCTTTAAGCCGTTTTTATTATCAGCAGTGGTGTGGTCAGGATGTCATAATATTCATGGGAGACGAACAGCCTGCTGATGGGCAGAACACTTATGCGCAGGGAAGCCGGGCACACCGCATGGCAAACCGTGTATTGGACGTAGCCGAAGAATTGGGCTGTCAGCGTATTATCACCTTTGGCGCAGCAGTCACCATGACTCACCATAAAATCAAACCCAAGGTTTGGACTGTTGCCAACAATAAAAACTTTCTCGGTATGATACAGGAACGTTTGCCTGAGGAACTCAAGAGTAATCTGGCAGGCAAGAATTTTGTAACCAATATTTCCGGCCTCAACGGGCTTTTACTGGGCGTAGCCCAAAAACGAAAGATATCTGCTGCGTGTCTCATGGGCGAAATACCTGATTACCTTTCCCACTTACCGTTGGTTTATCCGCATGCTTCCCGTTCTTCTCTTGAAGCCTTAAGATATGTGATACGTATCAGCGTAGATTTATTCCGGATGGATGAATCGGTTAGAGAAATTGATGAGATGATTGCAGATATGTACTCCCGTTTTCCGGAATTGGTGCGTCAGAAGCTGGATAACCGTTATCATCAAAGCGAAAACCAAGGGATTTCCGATGATGATGAAAAGTGGCTCAAAGAAAATATAAATGAATTTTTCAAGAAAGACCATAACCAGAATGAACATGGAAGTTAA
- a CDS encoding UPF0280 family protein, with protein sequence MYEPRTYRNWVNAGRLHSFQVVEEESDLLILAATELKEVAYFFVRKYRKEITDYIKRHPVFASSLKPVKIHPDSSPIIRDMAEAAAKADVGPMAAVAGAVAQYVGKELLAYSPEILVENGGDIFVHTLSARRIGIFAGKSPLSGTLALEISPENRPLGICTSSGTVGHSFSFGKADAAMVVSTSAILADAAATAVANLVKTCEDIPSALEYGQKIEGVHGLVLIKDDKIGIWGDIKLCPFKPNGDGEVS encoded by the coding sequence ATGTATGAACCCCGTACATACCGAAACTGGGTAAATGCCGGACGCCTGCACTCCTTTCAAGTGGTTGAAGAGGAATCGGATTTATTAATACTGGCTGCAACAGAACTTAAAGAAGTAGCATATTTTTTTGTCAGGAAGTACCGTAAGGAAATCACGGATTATATCAAGCGTCATCCTGTCTTTGCTTCCAGTCTCAAACCTGTCAAAATTCATCCTGATTCCAGCCCCATTATACGCGATATGGCTGAAGCTGCAGCTAAAGCAGATGTAGGGCCTATGGCAGCTGTTGCCGGGGCAGTAGCCCAATATGTTGGCAAAGAGCTTTTAGCATATAGTCCGGAGATTCTGGTTGAAAACGGCGGAGATATATTTGTACATACTCTTTCCGCCAGACGGATTGGCATATTTGCCGGCAAATCTCCTTTAAGCGGTACATTGGCATTGGAAATAAGTCCCGAAAATAGGCCCTTAGGGATTTGCACATCATCCGGTACGGTAGGGCATAGTTTTAGTTTCGGCAAGGCTGATGCGGCCATGGTTGTATCAACCTCGGCCATTTTGGCAGATGCTGCTGCCACTGCGGTAGCCAATCTGGTGAAAACCTGTGAGGATATTCCGTCAGCATTGGAATATGGGCAGAAAATAGAGGGAGTACACGGTCTGGTACTTATCAAAGATGACAAAATAGGGATTTGGGGTGATATAAAACTTTGCCCTTTTAAGCCTAATGGCGATGGGGAAGTATCCTAA
- a CDS encoding NADH-quinone oxidoreductase subunit B translates to MELNSDKPLSLLTLDEIDQQEGGVIQSFRTGHTSPYPDPADWLSGDEPPPGVFITSVEKVLNWSRHYSLWPVMFGLACCAIEMMCMAASRWDLARFGMDIFRASPRQADLMIVAGTLTWKMAPWLRRIYDQMPEPKWVLAMGACGTSGGLFRDSYSVVPGFNLVVPVDVYVPGCPPRPEALMRAIMDIHEKIDKTRIIKR, encoded by the coding sequence ATGGAATTAAACTCTGATAAACCGCTAAGCCTGCTTACTCTGGATGAAATTGACCAGCAGGAAGGCGGGGTAATTCAAAGCTTTCGCACAGGACATACATCGCCTTATCCTGACCCGGCTGACTGGTTGAGCGGCGACGAACCGCCTCCGGGGGTTTTTATTACTAGTGTGGAAAAGGTGCTTAATTGGTCACGCCATTATTCGCTTTGGCCGGTTATGTTTGGGTTGGCCTGTTGTGCTATTGAGATGATGTGCATGGCTGCTTCCCGCTGGGATTTAGCCCGTTTCGGTATGGATATTTTCCGTGCCTCTCCCCGTCAGGCAGACCTGATGATAGTTGCAGGTACACTTACCTGGAAAATGGCTCCGTGGCTGCGAAGGATTTATGACCAGATGCCTGAGCCAAAGTGGGTGCTGGCCATGGGTGCCTGTGGCACCAGCGGCGGTTTATTCCGGGATTCATATTCGGTAGTACCGGGTTTCAATCTGGTAGTTCCGGTTGATGTATATGTACCCGGGTGTCCTCCCCGTCCGGAAGCCCTGATGAGAGCTATCATGGATATACACGAAAAAATAGACAAAACCCGTATCATAAAGAGATAA
- the nuoH gene encoding NADH-quinone oxidoreductase subunit NuoH, with the protein MSDFWVHLLVYLVILFGFVIVSVLIFIWLERRLIGRFQLRPGPNRAGPFGLLQPIADAIKVLIKEDIIPSEADKGVFWLAPLVAFVPVMLMFAAIPFADGAMLVDLNIGILYILAVSSVTVIGIFMAGWSSNSKYSLLGAMRTIAQEVSYEIPLVLSILGVVMLTGSLSMNEIVKAQSVPFILLQPLGFFVYLSAAMAEINRTPFDLLEAESEIIAGFHTEYSGMKFGLFYLMEYAEVLAVSAIATTLFLGGWQGPLLHPVIWFITKVLIVFMFIIWVRATIPRLRIDQVMAFGWKFLLPLSLANLVITAFEILIAPDINTAVLVGVNIAVMFGLILLFSKFYKLGGGHVSIK; encoded by the coding sequence ATGTCTGACTTTTGGGTTCACCTGCTCGTTTATCTGGTGATACTTTTTGGTTTTGTGATTGTGAGTGTACTCATATTCATCTGGCTGGAGCGCCGTCTCATCGGCCGTTTCCAGCTTCGTCCCGGTCCTAACAGAGCCGGCCCTTTCGGCTTGCTGCAGCCTATTGCAGATGCTATAAAAGTACTTATTAAAGAAGATATTATTCCTTCAGAGGCAGATAAGGGAGTATTCTGGTTAGCCCCGCTGGTGGCTTTTGTACCGGTAATGCTGATGTTTGCCGCTATCCCCTTTGCAGATGGGGCTATGCTGGTTGACCTTAATATAGGCATACTTTATATCTTGGCTGTCAGTTCGGTAACTGTAATAGGTATATTTATGGCCGGCTGGAGCAGCAACAGCAAGTATTCCCTGCTGGGTGCCATGCGTACCATAGCTCAGGAAGTAAGCTATGAAATACCGCTGGTACTTTCCATACTCGGTGTTGTTATGTTAACCGGTTCGCTTTCTATGAATGAGATAGTTAAAGCTCAGAGTGTCCCGTTTATTCTTTTGCAGCCTCTGGGTTTCTTTGTATACCTGTCCGCCGCCATGGCAGAAATTAACCGCACCCCGTTTGATTTGCTGGAAGCGGAGTCGGAGATTATTGCCGGTTTCCATACCGAATATTCCGGCATGAAATTCGGTCTTTTTTACCTTATGGAATATGCCGAAGTGCTGGCAGTTTCAGCCATAGCCACCACCCTGTTTCTGGGTGGCTGGCAAGGGCCACTGCTGCACCCTGTTATATGGTTTATCACTAAAGTCCTTATAGTCTTTATGTTTATAATCTGGGTGCGCGCCACCATACCCCGTCTTCGCATAGACCAGGTAATGGCTTTTGGCTGGAAATTCCTTTTACCCTTGTCCCTTGCCAATCTGGTCATTACTGCTTTTGAAATACTGATTGCACCGGATATTAATACAGCTGTGCTTGTGGGTGTAAATATAGCGGTAATGTTCGGGCTTATCCTCCTGTTCAGTAAATTTTACAAGCTGGGAGGCGGACATGTCAGTATTAAATAA
- a CDS encoding NuoI/complex I 23 kDa subunit family protein: MSVLNNTGGGIIKGMRLTFKHLFRPWITAQYPEEKLTMSKRIRGTQVIWVKETCIACLACARACPVKAINMEVSRGEDRKLKVDHMSIDFGLCVFCGLCVESCPTKNAIYMGYGYETTTYRCTNIAKAEGQSRSECRCHELILTGDELAPSATRVLSGYDRPDAAEKLAEQTLLINKKGYFER, from the coding sequence ATGTCAGTATTAAATAATACCGGAGGCGGTATCATTAAAGGAATGCGCCTTACCTTTAAACACCTTTTTCGCCCATGGATAACTGCACAGTATCCGGAAGAAAAGCTGACTATGTCAAAAAGGATACGGGGAACTCAGGTTATCTGGGTGAAGGAGACTTGTATTGCTTGCCTTGCCTGTGCCAGAGCCTGTCCAGTGAAGGCTATTAATATGGAGGTTTCCCGCGGCGAAGACCGCAAGCTTAAGGTAGACCATATGTCTATAGATTTCGGGCTGTGCGTCTTTTGCGGTCTGTGTGTTGAATCCTGCCCTACTAAAAATGCTATATATATGGGTTACGGCTATGAAACTACCACCTACCGCTGCACTAATATTGCAAAAGCGGAAGGGCAAAGCCGTTCCGAGTGCCGCTGCCATGAACTGATACTTACCGGGGATGAACTTGCCCCCTCGGCAACCCGGGTACTCAGCGGGTATGACCGCCCGGATGCCGCAGAAAAACTGGCTGAACAAACCCTGCTTATAAATAAGAAAGGCTATTTTGAAAGGTAA
- a CDS encoding NIL domain-containing protein produces MKTSKRIVLRFPQRLVDRPIVYHLIRDFDLAFNILKASITPDKEGLMVLEITGEREAYDKGIAYLNEAGVKIDSLSREVTRNENRCTHCGACVTMCPVDAFSIDSESREIKFDAKKCIVCGICIQSCPPRAMELHF; encoded by the coding sequence ATGAAGACATCTAAAAGAATAGTTTTACGCTTTCCTCAAAGACTGGTAGACCGGCCTATTGTTTACCACCTTATACGGGATTTTGATTTGGCTTTTAATATTCTCAAAGCATCAATAACCCCAGATAAAGAGGGCCTGATGGTGCTGGAGATTACCGGTGAACGTGAGGCGTATGACAAGGGTATTGCCTATCTGAATGAAGCCGGCGTCAAGATAGATTCTTTAAGCCGTGAAGTAACCCGCAACGAAAATCGTTGTACGCACTGCGGAGCGTGTGTGACTATGTGTCCGGTAGATGCTTTCAGCATAGATAGTGAGAGCAGAGAGATTAAGTTTGATGCCAAAAAATGCATAGTTTGCGGCATATGTATTCAATCATGCCCTCCGCGGGCTATGGAATTGCACTTTTAG
- a CDS encoding NADH-quinone oxidoreductase subunit A, which translates to MLIDYGYIALFLVAAILFTAVVLGLPVLLQKIGIIPNKPDKVKNAAYECGVETHGRTWVQFNFRYYYYALLLIAFDVLLVFLFPWATQIGSLGFYAFGIVFIFLLIVLAGYLYAWKKGALEWN; encoded by the coding sequence ATGCTGATTGATTACGGCTATATTGCACTATTCCTTGTAGCTGCAATACTTTTCACAGCGGTAGTATTAGGACTGCCGGTTCTCCTGCAAAAAATAGGCATTATACCTAACAAGCCTGATAAAGTTAAAAATGCCGCTTACGAGTGCGGCGTGGAGACTCACGGCCGTACCTGGGTTCAGTTCAATTTCCGTTATTACTACTATGCACTCTTGCTTATAGCTTTTGATGTATTGCTAGTCTTTCTTTTCCCCTGGGCAACTCAAATTGGTTCTTTGGGATTTTACGCTTTTGGAATAGTATTTATCTTTTTGCTTATAGTCTTGGCGGGCTACCTGTATGCATGGAAGAAGGGAGCTTTGGAATGGAATTAA
- the nuoK gene encoding NADH-quinone oxidoreductase subunit NuoK — MGLTHFLVLAVILFCIGLYGALVKKSAVVILMCIEIMLNAVTIAAVAFNRFSAAEFFTGQIFTLFIIAVAASEATIGLAIIISIYKNRDTIDATKIDLMKW; from the coding sequence ATGGGACTGACTCACTTTTTGGTACTGGCGGTAATACTGTTCTGTATCGGTCTTTACGGGGCGCTGGTTAAAAAGAGCGCCGTAGTGATACTGATGTGCATAGAAATAATGCTGAACGCAGTTACCATTGCGGCGGTGGCCTTTAACCGTTTTTCTGCCGCCGAATTTTTTACCGGGCAGATATTTACTCTGTTTATTATCGCGGTGGCGGCCTCCGAGGCAACTATTGGTCTGGCCATAATAATATCCATTTACAAAAACCGGGATACTATTGATGCCACCAAGATAGATTTGATGAAGTGGTAA